From Scatophagus argus isolate fScaArg1 chromosome 2, fScaArg1.pri, whole genome shotgun sequence, a single genomic window includes:
- the brat1 gene encoding BRCA1-associated ATM activator 1 isoform X2 — MYPEGSLTPTQASTMDRECVSLLPRVCEVLADSGWSLPDDTSLEKLLDWFTGLTKAGGSLLEACPCLLEFISAVVYNTASDPAVLSFAIKLTGLMAATEDGFKMFQERSVLDLVFNLQRWQEAGLWEDPCLRIGWIQGLNNLLQHPKALSFFVNSGFTEPLLQLQMDSSLFVASAANQMLAHILHFFQSDSSATRNGVDDKDNGRKQTLIHADVVLAISEYLKQSLVPKESTQLHQSVQILKLLALLLAQAGPPLRDQLLLTVADSLEELVTAGCSQLTLPLMDVILAAYSSGTDGHVPDRRVTHLLSSMLNTRKPSDLVRAAAAFLRGPHHDAVHSARAVRVLLLPLHIISGQTLLGTDATGEYRSSLLEQLKSKTSCISIICVCLTNTPQITLMPSDVLPCPPHLIVTAVLSLLKTCSGIPSSAGCGEVCRNVIGCGKVQKCALEALTALSSSPGAKEKISDVFDVLIQYLDNPDSDPTVLHKSYQALVKWTSVCTDFSFITEQLRRDLSGVVKKRVCDMRWEVRDSTVEFLGHLADTHVLWRSVKEACDALEALLGDCCTTPLLREALQDTESYVRASAISALAKTLGRSWQQAAALTQEETEIVSRLLEILSQDTEGFSRRAVVRYFIAWFSSCPSPSSPSSLLIQCVRTVLSQGSADLDWEVKVHTLELAELLLDEAFSGHRGYRKSSDAHRALPHPYGVVSDQTHTPHAHTGAHTEGAEADLAGALSDLVEQGVVSALLCGLVDCDRPVGLKACRLLIALRETVCPLSRGPPDADRVSCELPGWGWGQEIRRILGAKKGDGDREVDRVTGWDSSEEEAAGEADDCVIVSVCEVLRSLALDERLDVLTQSSDHVHNSPLSLLQDMLTASAAHNHPDSQPGEEVIVDCY; from the exons ATGTACCCCGAGGGCTCATTAACGCCCACACAAGCTagcaccatggacagagagtgtgtgtcactACTGCCCCGCGTGTGTGAAGTGCTGGCGGACTCCGGGTGGTCTCTGCCCGATGACACCAGCCTGGAGAAACTGTTGGACTGGTTCACAGGACTAACAAAAGCTG GGGGATCTCTGCTCGAGGCCTGCCCCTGTCTGCTTGAATTCATATCCGCTGTGGTTTACAACACGGCTTCAGACCCCGCCGTCCTCTCCTTCGCCATCAAACTCACCGGCTTAATGGCTGCCACCGAGGACGGCTTCAAAATGTTTCAG GAACGCTCTGTTCTGGACCTGGTCTTCAACCTTCAGCGCTGGCAAGAAGCAGGGCTCTGGGAGGATCCCTGTTTAAGGATTGGCTGGATCCAGGGCTTAAACAACTTGTTGCAGCACCCAAAGGCTCTGagtttttttgtaaattcag GTTTCACTGAGCCACTCCTACAACTCCAGATGGACTCAAGTCTATTTGTTGCctctgcagccaatcagatgctGGCCCACATCCTGCACTTCTTTCAGTCAGACTCATCTGCAACACGTAACGGCGTAGATGACAAAGATAACGGGAGAAAGCAAACCCTTATCCATGCTGATGTTGTCCTGGCGATCTCAGAGTACCTCAAACAGTCCCTGGTTCCCAAAGAAAGCACACAGCTCCATCAGAGTGTTCAGATCCTCAAACTCTTGGCCCTGCTCCTGGCCCAGGCTGGGCCTCCTCTTCGGGACCAGCTGCTCCTGACAGTCGCGGACTCTCTAGAGGAACTGGTGACAGCAGGCTGCAGTCAGCTCACACTCCCTCTGATGGACGTCATTCTGGCTGCTTACAG CTCCGGCACCGATGGACACGTCCCCGACCGACGCGTCACCCATCTGCTGTCCTCCATGTTGAACACCAGGAAACCCTCTGACCTCGTTcgtgctgcagctgcttttcttCGCGGACCTCATCA TGATGCTGTCCACTCTGCCCGGGCTGTGAGAGTACTGCTGCTACCCCTCCACATAATATCTGGTCAGACTCTTCTGGGCACAGACGCCACAG GCGAGTATCGATCGTCACTGTTGGAGCAGCTGAAGAGTAAAACCTCCTGCATCTCTAtaatctgtgtctgtctgacaaACACTCCGCAGATCACACTCATG CCCTCAGAtgtcctcccctgtcctccACATTTGATTGTCACCGCAGTTCTGTCACTCTTAAAGACCTGCAGTGGCATCCCCTCGTCCGCTGGTTGTGGTGAGGTTTGCAGGAATGTGATTGGCTGTGGCAAAGTCCAGAAATGTGCTCTAGAGGCCCTGACAGCTCTCAGCAGCAGCCCAG gagcGAAGGAGAAGATCAGTGATGTGTTCGATGTTCTCATACAATATCTGGACAATCCTGATTCTGACCCTACC GTACTTCACAAGTCCTACCAGGCCTTAGTAAAATGGACGAGTGTGTGCACAGACTTCTCCTTTATAACAGAGCAGCTTAGACGAG ATCTCTCTGGGGTGGTGAAGAAGCGTGTGTGTGACATGCGCTGGGAGGTGAGAGACTCAACCGTGGAGTTTCTGGGACACTTGGCAGACACTCATGTCCTCTGGAGATCAGTCAAGGAGGCGTGTGATGCACTGGAGGCTCTGCTGGGAGACTGCTGTACCACTCCTCTCCTGAGGGAGGCACTGCAGGACACGGAGAGTTACGTGAGAGCCAGCGCCATCTCTGCACTGGCTAAGACTCTGGGCCGCAGCTGGCAGCAGGCGGCAGCGCTCACTCAGGAGGAG ACTGAAATAGTGAGTCGGCTGCTGGAAATTCTTTCCCAGGACACCGAGGGATTCTCCAGGAGGGCTGTCGTGCGGTACTTCATCGCCTGGTTCTCTTCATGCCCGTCGCCCTCGTCACCCTCTTCTCTCCTGATACAGTGTGTGCGCACCGTCCTCTCGCAAGGGAGTGCAGACCTGGACTGGGAGGTCAAAGTTCACACGCTGGAGCTGGCCGAGCTGCTGCTGGACGAAGCCTTTTCTGGTCACCGGGGTTACAGGAAGAGCTCAGACGCACATCGTGCTCTGCCGCACCCCTACGGTGTCGTCTCCGACCAGACGCACACACCTCACGCCCACACTGGTGCTCACACGGAGGGCGCGGAGGCAGATTTGGCCGGAGCGCTGAGCGATCTGGTCGAGCAGGGAGTCGTTTCAGCACTGCTGTGCGGTCTGGTTGACTGCGATAGGCCCGTGGGTCTGAAGGCCTGTCGACTGCTGATAGCACTCAGGGAGACGGTGTGTCCTTTGTCACGAGGACCACCGGACGCTGACAGGGTGTCCTGTGAACTGCCAGGATGGGGCTGGGGGCAGGAGATCAGAAGGATACTGGGGGCGAAGAAGGGTGATGGGGACAGAGAGGTGGACCGCGTCACTGGATGGGACAGCTCTGAAGAGGAGGCTGCGGGCGAAGCGGACGACTGCGTGATCGTCAGCGTGTGTGAGGTGCTGAGGTCTCTGGCTTTGGACGAGAGGCTGGACGTCCTGACTCAAAGCAGCGACCACGTCCACAACTCGCCCCTGTCCCTGCTTCAGGACATGCTGACTGCGAGTGCCGCTCACAATCATCCAGACTCACAACCAGGGGAAGAGGTCATAGTGGACTGctactga
- the brat1 gene encoding BRCA1-associated ATM activator 1 isoform X1 yields MYPEGSLTPTQASTMDRECVSLLPRVCEVLADSGWSLPDDTSLEKLLDWFTGLTKAGGSLLEACPCLLEFISAVVYNTASDPAVLSFAIKLTGLMAATEDGFKMFQERSVLDLVFNLQRWQEAGLWEDPCLRIGWIQGLNNLLQHPKALSFFVNSGFTEPLLQLQMDSSLFVASAANQMLAHILHFFQSDSSATRNGVDDKDNGRKQTLIHADVVLAISEYLKQSLVPKESTQLHQSVQILKLLALLLAQAGPPLRDQLLLTVADSLEELVTAGCSQLTLPLMDVILAAYSSGTDGHVPDRRVTHLLSSMLNTRKPSDLVRAAAAFLRGPHHDAVHSARAVRVLLLPLHIISGQTLLGTDATAGEYRSSLLEQLKSKTSCISIICVCLTNTPQITLMPSDVLPCPPHLIVTAVLSLLKTCSGIPSSAGCGEVCRNVIGCGKVQKCALEALTALSSSPGAKEKISDVFDVLIQYLDNPDSDPTVLHKSYQALVKWTSVCTDFSFITEQLRRDLSGVVKKRVCDMRWEVRDSTVEFLGHLADTHVLWRSVKEACDALEALLGDCCTTPLLREALQDTESYVRASAISALAKTLGRSWQQAAALTQEETEIVSRLLEILSQDTEGFSRRAVVRYFIAWFSSCPSPSSPSSLLIQCVRTVLSQGSADLDWEVKVHTLELAELLLDEAFSGHRGYRKSSDAHRALPHPYGVVSDQTHTPHAHTGAHTEGAEADLAGALSDLVEQGVVSALLCGLVDCDRPVGLKACRLLIALRETVCPLSRGPPDADRVSCELPGWGWGQEIRRILGAKKGDGDREVDRVTGWDSSEEEAAGEADDCVIVSVCEVLRSLALDERLDVLTQSSDHVHNSPLSLLQDMLTASAAHNHPDSQPGEEVIVDCY; encoded by the exons ATGTACCCCGAGGGCTCATTAACGCCCACACAAGCTagcaccatggacagagagtgtgtgtcactACTGCCCCGCGTGTGTGAAGTGCTGGCGGACTCCGGGTGGTCTCTGCCCGATGACACCAGCCTGGAGAAACTGTTGGACTGGTTCACAGGACTAACAAAAGCTG GGGGATCTCTGCTCGAGGCCTGCCCCTGTCTGCTTGAATTCATATCCGCTGTGGTTTACAACACGGCTTCAGACCCCGCCGTCCTCTCCTTCGCCATCAAACTCACCGGCTTAATGGCTGCCACCGAGGACGGCTTCAAAATGTTTCAG GAACGCTCTGTTCTGGACCTGGTCTTCAACCTTCAGCGCTGGCAAGAAGCAGGGCTCTGGGAGGATCCCTGTTTAAGGATTGGCTGGATCCAGGGCTTAAACAACTTGTTGCAGCACCCAAAGGCTCTGagtttttttgtaaattcag GTTTCACTGAGCCACTCCTACAACTCCAGATGGACTCAAGTCTATTTGTTGCctctgcagccaatcagatgctGGCCCACATCCTGCACTTCTTTCAGTCAGACTCATCTGCAACACGTAACGGCGTAGATGACAAAGATAACGGGAGAAAGCAAACCCTTATCCATGCTGATGTTGTCCTGGCGATCTCAGAGTACCTCAAACAGTCCCTGGTTCCCAAAGAAAGCACACAGCTCCATCAGAGTGTTCAGATCCTCAAACTCTTGGCCCTGCTCCTGGCCCAGGCTGGGCCTCCTCTTCGGGACCAGCTGCTCCTGACAGTCGCGGACTCTCTAGAGGAACTGGTGACAGCAGGCTGCAGTCAGCTCACACTCCCTCTGATGGACGTCATTCTGGCTGCTTACAG CTCCGGCACCGATGGACACGTCCCCGACCGACGCGTCACCCATCTGCTGTCCTCCATGTTGAACACCAGGAAACCCTCTGACCTCGTTcgtgctgcagctgcttttcttCGCGGACCTCATCA TGATGCTGTCCACTCTGCCCGGGCTGTGAGAGTACTGCTGCTACCCCTCCACATAATATCTGGTCAGACTCTTCTGGGCACAGACGCCACAG CAGGCGAGTATCGATCGTCACTGTTGGAGCAGCTGAAGAGTAAAACCTCCTGCATCTCTAtaatctgtgtctgtctgacaaACACTCCGCAGATCACACTCATG CCCTCAGAtgtcctcccctgtcctccACATTTGATTGTCACCGCAGTTCTGTCACTCTTAAAGACCTGCAGTGGCATCCCCTCGTCCGCTGGTTGTGGTGAGGTTTGCAGGAATGTGATTGGCTGTGGCAAAGTCCAGAAATGTGCTCTAGAGGCCCTGACAGCTCTCAGCAGCAGCCCAG gagcGAAGGAGAAGATCAGTGATGTGTTCGATGTTCTCATACAATATCTGGACAATCCTGATTCTGACCCTACC GTACTTCACAAGTCCTACCAGGCCTTAGTAAAATGGACGAGTGTGTGCACAGACTTCTCCTTTATAACAGAGCAGCTTAGACGAG ATCTCTCTGGGGTGGTGAAGAAGCGTGTGTGTGACATGCGCTGGGAGGTGAGAGACTCAACCGTGGAGTTTCTGGGACACTTGGCAGACACTCATGTCCTCTGGAGATCAGTCAAGGAGGCGTGTGATGCACTGGAGGCTCTGCTGGGAGACTGCTGTACCACTCCTCTCCTGAGGGAGGCACTGCAGGACACGGAGAGTTACGTGAGAGCCAGCGCCATCTCTGCACTGGCTAAGACTCTGGGCCGCAGCTGGCAGCAGGCGGCAGCGCTCACTCAGGAGGAG ACTGAAATAGTGAGTCGGCTGCTGGAAATTCTTTCCCAGGACACCGAGGGATTCTCCAGGAGGGCTGTCGTGCGGTACTTCATCGCCTGGTTCTCTTCATGCCCGTCGCCCTCGTCACCCTCTTCTCTCCTGATACAGTGTGTGCGCACCGTCCTCTCGCAAGGGAGTGCAGACCTGGACTGGGAGGTCAAAGTTCACACGCTGGAGCTGGCCGAGCTGCTGCTGGACGAAGCCTTTTCTGGTCACCGGGGTTACAGGAAGAGCTCAGACGCACATCGTGCTCTGCCGCACCCCTACGGTGTCGTCTCCGACCAGACGCACACACCTCACGCCCACACTGGTGCTCACACGGAGGGCGCGGAGGCAGATTTGGCCGGAGCGCTGAGCGATCTGGTCGAGCAGGGAGTCGTTTCAGCACTGCTGTGCGGTCTGGTTGACTGCGATAGGCCCGTGGGTCTGAAGGCCTGTCGACTGCTGATAGCACTCAGGGAGACGGTGTGTCCTTTGTCACGAGGACCACCGGACGCTGACAGGGTGTCCTGTGAACTGCCAGGATGGGGCTGGGGGCAGGAGATCAGAAGGATACTGGGGGCGAAGAAGGGTGATGGGGACAGAGAGGTGGACCGCGTCACTGGATGGGACAGCTCTGAAGAGGAGGCTGCGGGCGAAGCGGACGACTGCGTGATCGTCAGCGTGTGTGAGGTGCTGAGGTCTCTGGCTTTGGACGAGAGGCTGGACGTCCTGACTCAAAGCAGCGACCACGTCCACAACTCGCCCCTGTCCCTGCTTCAGGACATGCTGACTGCGAGTGCCGCTCACAATCATCCAGACTCACAACCAGGGGAAGAGGTCATAGTGGACTGctactga
- the LOC124049800 gene encoding GRB2-related adapter protein-like, whose amino-acid sequence MEAVALFSFAASEADEISFQKGDVVKVTEMEDDSCWFTAEIRGKRGYVPESYISLLPHPWFAGRVSRLEAEKRLHWQDAGVFLVRESESAPGEFSVSVSYGDRVEHFRVLEGGGQYYIWDESFCSLNRLVDFYRTRSIALEKVVCLRDPPSSPHLLSQPGHNPYPNPYKSSSQESLPSARLHSHPSHPGRETSASLLKPVVGKPRLAHALCDYTPLQTAHLHFLRGDIVDLLDCSSSLTWRGRCRGRVGIFPPEYVRPLYY is encoded by the exons ATGGAGGCTGTGGCTCTCTTCTCTTTCGCAGCGTCTGAAGCAGACGAGATCAGTTTCCAGAAAGGGGACGTTGTCAAG gtgacagagatggaggatGATTCTTGCTGGTTCACAGCAGAGATCCGGGGGAAGCGTGGCTACGTGCCAGAGAGCTACAtttccctccttcctcatcc GTGGTTTGCAGGACGCGTGTCAAGACTCGAAGCTGAAAAGCGTCTGCACTGGCAGGATGCTGGAGTGTTCCTGGTCAGGGAGAGCGAATCAGCTCCCGGGGAGTTTTCTGTCTCCGTGAG CTACGGTGACAGGGTGGAGCATTTCCGGGTGCTGGAGGGGGGCGGTCAGTACTACATCTGGGACGAGTCGTTTTGCTCCCTCAACCGGTTGGTGGACTTCTACAGAACTCGCAGCATCGCCTTGGAGAAAGTGGTCTGCCTCAGAGACCCTCCCTCGTCCCCTCACCTGCTGTCCCAGCCTGGACATAATCCTTACCCCAACCCTTATAAAAGCAGCTCTCAGGAGTCCCTCCCCTCGGCCCGCCTCCACTCTCACCCCTCTCACCCAGGAAGAGAGACCTCTGCGAGCCTGCTTAAACCAGTTGTGGGG AAACCTCGTCTGGCTCATGCCCTCTGTGACTACACCCCCCTGCAGACGGCACACCTCCACTTCCTGCGCGGCGACATCGTCGACCTGCTGGACTGCTCGAGCTCGCTGACCTGGAGAGGGCGCTGCCGAGGCCGAGTAGGAATCTTTCCGCCAGAATACGTCCGGCCGCTGTACTACTGA